One Papaver somniferum cultivar HN1 chromosome 10, ASM357369v1, whole genome shotgun sequence genomic window carries:
- the LOC113318852 gene encoding peroxidase 55-like isoform X1, which translates to MGLVIVIIAVMVVYFNNYSVSFVNSASSSSLSVGFYDESCPRVEDIIYEELVKKMSQIPRNITIPGTLRLFFHDCYVQLYICISFHNISALCFLTLFLKLYYYYQLWPNYGFLEGCDGSVLILPTDDNNSERNTSINLSLAGDAFDIVDKAKAALEKECPGVVSCSDILAILARDVVHWWEGPHWEVEKGRRDGLISNATEAQLLMPKSDENITTLIRGFKSIGLSTADLVTLSGAHTIGFTHCIEFASRIFHNDTTLNSTIREKVILSCPFPKIDRNVAEALDQTSEFVFDNKFYKSLRQRKGLLLTDHVLAFGENDVSRKLVYRYSEDQELFFQEFAKAMVKLGRVGVKTGNEGQIRRDCKKFN; encoded by the exons ATGGGTCTAGTGATTGTCATCATAGCAGTAATGGTTGTTTATTTCAATAATTATTCAGTTTCATTTGTGAATTCtgcttcttcatcatctctttcAGTGGGCTTTTATGATGAATCGTGTCCTCGAGTTGAGGATATTATATATGAAGAATTAGTGAAAAAGATGTCTCAGATTCCTCGCAACATCACCATACCGGGGACTCTTAGGCTGTTTTTCCATGATTGTTATGTTCagttatatatatgtatttcttTTCACAACATTTCAGCTTTATGTTTCTTAACTTTGTTTCTGAAACTCTATTATTACTATCAACTATGGCCAAATTATGGATTTCTTGAg GGTTGTGATGGTTCTGTTTTGATCTTACCAACAGATGACAATAATTCTGAGAGAAACACATCTATCAACCTTTCTTTAGCTGGAGATGCATTTGACATTGTTGATAAGGCTAAGGCAGCATTAGAAAAAGAATGTCCGGGGGTAGTCTCATGCTCGGATATCCTTGCTATCTTGGCACGCGATGTCGTACACTGG TGGGAAGGTCCGCACTGGGAGGTtgagaaaggaagaagagatggactCATCTCCAATGCAACAGAAGCTCAACTACTCATGCCAAAGTCTGACGAAAATATAACAACTCTCATCCGTGGATTCAAATCGATTGGACTATCAACTGCTGATCTCGTCACATTATCTGGGGCACACACAATAGGTTTTACACACTGTATAGAATTTGCTAGTCGTATCTTCCACAACGACACCACATTGAACTCTACAATAAGAGAAAAGGTAATCTTGAGCTGTCCATTTCCGAAGATTGACAGAAATGTTGCTGAAGCACTTGATCAAACTTCTGAGTTTGTATTTGATAATAAGTTTTACAAGAGCTTGCGACAACGGAAAGGCCTGCTCTTGACGGACCATGTATTGGCTTTTGGTGAAAATGATGTCTCTCGTAAATTAGTGTATAGGTACTCCGAGGACCAAGAATTGTTCTTCCAGGAATTTGCAAAAGCCATGGTGAAATTGGGAAGAGTTGGTGTTAAGACTGGGAATGAGGGACAAATTAGAAGGGATTGTAAGAAATTCAACTGA
- the LOC113318852 gene encoding peroxidase 55-like isoform X2, translating into MGLVIVIIAVMVVYFNNYSVSFVNSASSSSLSVGFYDESCPRVEDIIYEELVKKMSQIPRNITIPGTLRLFFHDCYVQGCDGSVLILPTDDNNSERNTSINLSLAGDAFDIVDKAKAALEKECPGVVSCSDILAILARDVVHWWEGPHWEVEKGRRDGLISNATEAQLLMPKSDENITTLIRGFKSIGLSTADLVTLSGAHTIGFTHCIEFASRIFHNDTTLNSTIREKVILSCPFPKIDRNVAEALDQTSEFVFDNKFYKSLRQRKGLLLTDHVLAFGENDVSRKLVYRYSEDQELFFQEFAKAMVKLGRVGVKTGNEGQIRRDCKKFN; encoded by the exons ATGGGTCTAGTGATTGTCATCATAGCAGTAATGGTTGTTTATTTCAATAATTATTCAGTTTCATTTGTGAATTCtgcttcttcatcatctctttcAGTGGGCTTTTATGATGAATCGTGTCCTCGAGTTGAGGATATTATATATGAAGAATTAGTGAAAAAGATGTCTCAGATTCCTCGCAACATCACCATACCGGGGACTCTTAGGCTGTTTTTCCATGATTGTTATGTTCag GGTTGTGATGGTTCTGTTTTGATCTTACCAACAGATGACAATAATTCTGAGAGAAACACATCTATCAACCTTTCTTTAGCTGGAGATGCATTTGACATTGTTGATAAGGCTAAGGCAGCATTAGAAAAAGAATGTCCGGGGGTAGTCTCATGCTCGGATATCCTTGCTATCTTGGCACGCGATGTCGTACACTGG TGGGAAGGTCCGCACTGGGAGGTtgagaaaggaagaagagatggactCATCTCCAATGCAACAGAAGCTCAACTACTCATGCCAAAGTCTGACGAAAATATAACAACTCTCATCCGTGGATTCAAATCGATTGGACTATCAACTGCTGATCTCGTCACATTATCTGGGGCACACACAATAGGTTTTACACACTGTATAGAATTTGCTAGTCGTATCTTCCACAACGACACCACATTGAACTCTACAATAAGAGAAAAGGTAATCTTGAGCTGTCCATTTCCGAAGATTGACAGAAATGTTGCTGAAGCACTTGATCAAACTTCTGAGTTTGTATTTGATAATAAGTTTTACAAGAGCTTGCGACAACGGAAAGGCCTGCTCTTGACGGACCATGTATTGGCTTTTGGTGAAAATGATGTCTCTCGTAAATTAGTGTATAGGTACTCCGAGGACCAAGAATTGTTCTTCCAGGAATTTGCAAAAGCCATGGTGAAATTGGGAAGAGTTGGTGTTAAGACTGGGAATGAGGGACAAATTAGAAGGGATTGTAAGAAATTCAACTGA
- the LOC113318852 gene encoding peroxidase 55-like isoform X3, protein MLLSFLLLLLFILHFLLFWLHSWCFCCSLVLLVTSFTTVPVLIVSSVFVVVGVLSLLLLVGCDGSVLILPTDDNNSERNTSINLSLAGDAFDIVDKAKAALEKECPGVVSCSDILAILARDVVHWWEGPHWEVEKGRRDGLISNATEAQLLMPKSDENITTLIRGFKSIGLSTADLVTLSGAHTIGFTHCIEFASRIFHNDTTLNSTIREKVILSCPFPKIDRNVAEALDQTSEFVFDNKFYKSLRQRKGLLLTDHVLAFGENDVSRKLVYRYSEDQELFFQEFAKAMVKLGRVGVKTGNEGQIRRDCKKFN, encoded by the exons ATGTTATTATCCTTCTTGTTGCTTTTACTCTTCATCTTGCACTTCTTGTTGTTTTGGTTACACTCATGGTGTTTTTGTTGCAGTCTGGTTCTTCTTGTTACTTCATTTACAACTGTTCCAGTTCTAATTGTTTCCTCAGTCTTTGTTGTAGTGGGTGTTCTCTCCTTACTCTTACTAGTG GGTTGTGATGGTTCTGTTTTGATCTTACCAACAGATGACAATAATTCTGAGAGAAACACATCTATCAACCTTTCTTTAGCTGGAGATGCATTTGACATTGTTGATAAGGCTAAGGCAGCATTAGAAAAAGAATGTCCGGGGGTAGTCTCATGCTCGGATATCCTTGCTATCTTGGCACGCGATGTCGTACACTGG TGGGAAGGTCCGCACTGGGAGGTtgagaaaggaagaagagatggactCATCTCCAATGCAACAGAAGCTCAACTACTCATGCCAAAGTCTGACGAAAATATAACAACTCTCATCCGTGGATTCAAATCGATTGGACTATCAACTGCTGATCTCGTCACATTATCTGGGGCACACACAATAGGTTTTACACACTGTATAGAATTTGCTAGTCGTATCTTCCACAACGACACCACATTGAACTCTACAATAAGAGAAAAGGTAATCTTGAGCTGTCCATTTCCGAAGATTGACAGAAATGTTGCTGAAGCACTTGATCAAACTTCTGAGTTTGTATTTGATAATAAGTTTTACAAGAGCTTGCGACAACGGAAAGGCCTGCTCTTGACGGACCATGTATTGGCTTTTGGTGAAAATGATGTCTCTCGTAAATTAGTGTATAGGTACTCCGAGGACCAAGAATTGTTCTTCCAGGAATTTGCAAAAGCCATGGTGAAATTGGGAAGAGTTGGTGTTAAGACTGGGAATGAGGGACAAATTAGAAGGGATTGTAAGAAATTCAACTGA
- the LOC113318852 gene encoding peroxidase 55-like isoform X4 has translation MLLSFLLLLLFILHFLLFWLHSWCFCCSLVLLVTSFTTVPVLIVSSVFVVGCDGSVLILPTDDNNSERNTSINLSLAGDAFDIVDKAKAALEKECPGVVSCSDILAILARDVVHWWEGPHWEVEKGRRDGLISNATEAQLLMPKSDENITTLIRGFKSIGLSTADLVTLSGAHTIGFTHCIEFASRIFHNDTTLNSTIREKVILSCPFPKIDRNVAEALDQTSEFVFDNKFYKSLRQRKGLLLTDHVLAFGENDVSRKLVYRYSEDQELFFQEFAKAMVKLGRVGVKTGNEGQIRRDCKKFN, from the exons ATGTTATTATCCTTCTTGTTGCTTTTACTCTTCATCTTGCACTTCTTGTTGTTTTGGTTACACTCATGGTGTTTTTGTTGCAGTCTGGTTCTTCTTGTTACTTCATTTACAACTGTTCCAGTTCTAATTGTTTCCTCAGTCTTTGTTGTA GGTTGTGATGGTTCTGTTTTGATCTTACCAACAGATGACAATAATTCTGAGAGAAACACATCTATCAACCTTTCTTTAGCTGGAGATGCATTTGACATTGTTGATAAGGCTAAGGCAGCATTAGAAAAAGAATGTCCGGGGGTAGTCTCATGCTCGGATATCCTTGCTATCTTGGCACGCGATGTCGTACACTGG TGGGAAGGTCCGCACTGGGAGGTtgagaaaggaagaagagatggactCATCTCCAATGCAACAGAAGCTCAACTACTCATGCCAAAGTCTGACGAAAATATAACAACTCTCATCCGTGGATTCAAATCGATTGGACTATCAACTGCTGATCTCGTCACATTATCTGGGGCACACACAATAGGTTTTACACACTGTATAGAATTTGCTAGTCGTATCTTCCACAACGACACCACATTGAACTCTACAATAAGAGAAAAGGTAATCTTGAGCTGTCCATTTCCGAAGATTGACAGAAATGTTGCTGAAGCACTTGATCAAACTTCTGAGTTTGTATTTGATAATAAGTTTTACAAGAGCTTGCGACAACGGAAAGGCCTGCTCTTGACGGACCATGTATTGGCTTTTGGTGAAAATGATGTCTCTCGTAAATTAGTGTATAGGTACTCCGAGGACCAAGAATTGTTCTTCCAGGAATTTGCAAAAGCCATGGTGAAATTGGGAAGAGTTGGTGTTAAGACTGGGAATGAGGGACAAATTAGAAGGGATTGTAAGAAATTCAACTGA
- the LOC113318852 gene encoding peroxidase 55-like isoform X5, with translation MTIEIWHGYRFVRCCDYLNVFLPLLTLVNLDVAFLGCDGSVLILPTDDNNSERNTSINLSLAGDAFDIVDKAKAALEKECPGVVSCSDILAILARDVVHWWEGPHWEVEKGRRDGLISNATEAQLLMPKSDENITTLIRGFKSIGLSTADLVTLSGAHTIGFTHCIEFASRIFHNDTTLNSTIREKVILSCPFPKIDRNVAEALDQTSEFVFDNKFYKSLRQRKGLLLTDHVLAFGENDVSRKLVYRYSEDQELFFQEFAKAMVKLGRVGVKTGNEGQIRRDCKKFN, from the exons ATGACAATTGAAATTTGGCATGGGTACCGTTTTGTTCGTTGTTGTGATTATTTGAATGTCTTTCTGCCGCTTTTGACATTAGTCAACCTGGATGTTGCGTTCCTG GGTTGTGATGGTTCTGTTTTGATCTTACCAACAGATGACAATAATTCTGAGAGAAACACATCTATCAACCTTTCTTTAGCTGGAGATGCATTTGACATTGTTGATAAGGCTAAGGCAGCATTAGAAAAAGAATGTCCGGGGGTAGTCTCATGCTCGGATATCCTTGCTATCTTGGCACGCGATGTCGTACACTGG TGGGAAGGTCCGCACTGGGAGGTtgagaaaggaagaagagatggactCATCTCCAATGCAACAGAAGCTCAACTACTCATGCCAAAGTCTGACGAAAATATAACAACTCTCATCCGTGGATTCAAATCGATTGGACTATCAACTGCTGATCTCGTCACATTATCTGGGGCACACACAATAGGTTTTACACACTGTATAGAATTTGCTAGTCGTATCTTCCACAACGACACCACATTGAACTCTACAATAAGAGAAAAGGTAATCTTGAGCTGTCCATTTCCGAAGATTGACAGAAATGTTGCTGAAGCACTTGATCAAACTTCTGAGTTTGTATTTGATAATAAGTTTTACAAGAGCTTGCGACAACGGAAAGGCCTGCTCTTGACGGACCATGTATTGGCTTTTGGTGAAAATGATGTCTCTCGTAAATTAGTGTATAGGTACTCCGAGGACCAAGAATTGTTCTTCCAGGAATTTGCAAAAGCCATGGTGAAATTGGGAAGAGTTGGTGTTAAGACTGGGAATGAGGGACAAATTAGAAGGGATTGTAAGAAATTCAACTGA